In a genomic window of Scyliorhinus torazame isolate Kashiwa2021f chromosome 5, sScyTor2.1, whole genome shotgun sequence:
- the LOC140421813 gene encoding uncharacterized protein, whose amino-acid sequence MEGKSIVHSGEKPYMCCVCGRGFSRSSGLTRHKCSHTEQKPWKCGDCGKGFTSPSKLEIHRRSHTGERPFTCSKCGKAFTQSSNLQNHQRVHTDERPFPYSKCGKGFAISANLLRHQGVHTGERPFQCPDCGKCYKSSGGLMCHQRVHTDEKPFRCSHCGTGFRQSSDLIVHQRIHTGERPFTCSKCGKGFTQSTNLLTHQRIHTRERPFTCSKCGKGFTEPSALTTHQRVHTGERPFTCSVCGKGFTISANLLSHQRVHTDERPFQCPDCGKYYKRSGDLLSHQRVHTDVRPFRCSRCGTGFRHSSHLTVHQRIHTGERPFTCTECGKRFSDSSNLLKHQRIHTRERPAPTVGRDSPLHPTY is encoded by the coding sequence atggaaggaaaaagcattgttcacagtggggagaaaccgtacatgtgttgtgtgtgtggacgaggattcagtcgatcatcaggtctcacgagacacaaatgcagtcacactgagcagaaaccgtggaaatgtggggactgtgggaaaggattcacttccccatccaagctggaaattcatcgacgcagtcacactggggagagaccattcacctgctccaagtgtgggaaggcatttactcagtcatccaacctgcagaatcaccagcgagttcacactgatgagagaccattcccCTACTcaaagtgtgggaaaggatttgctatttcagccaacctgctgagacaccagggagttcacactggggagagaccatttcaatgtccagactgcgggaagtgctataaaagttctgggggtcTGATgtgtcatcaacgtgttcacactgatgagaaaccgttcaggtgctctcattgcgggactgggttcagacaatcatctgACCTCATTgtgcatcagcgaattcacactggggagagaccattcacctgctccaagtgtgggaagggattcactcagtcaaccaacttgctgacacaccagcgaattcacactcgggagagaccgttcacctgctctaagtgtgggaagggattcactgagccaTCCGCTCTGACcacacaccagcgcgttcacacaggggagagaccattcacttgctcagtgtgtgggaagggatttactatttcagccaacctgctgagccaccagcgagttcacactgatgagagaccatttcaatgtccagactgcgggaagtactATAAACGTTCTGGGGATCTgttgagccatcaacgtgttcacactgacgtgagaccgttcagatgctctcgctgcgggactgggttcagacactcatctcacctcactgtacatcagcggattcataccggagagaggccattcacctgcaccgagtgtgggaagagattcagtgattcatccaacctgctaaagcaccagcgaattcacactcgggagaggcctgctcccactgtgggaagggattcaccacttcatcccacctactga
- the LOC140421849 gene encoding LOW QUALITY PROTEIN: uncharacterized protein (The sequence of the model RefSeq protein was modified relative to this genomic sequence to represent the inferred CDS: substituted 1 base at 1 genomic stop codon), translating into MEENSTIHSGEKPYTCSVCGRGFSQTSGLLRNKRSHSGEKPWKCGDCGRGFISPSELETHRRSHTGEKPFSCSKCGKSFTISANLLRHQRVHTVERPFQCSDCGKCYKSSQELMFHQRVHTDERPFRCSHCGTGFRRSSQLTVHQRIHSGERPFICSKCGRGFTQSSDLLTHKRIHTGEKPFTCSECGKGFTQLSQLLTHQRIHTGEMPFTCSECGKGFTTSSTLLRHHRVHTDKRPFKCSDCGKGFKSSWELTYHQRVRTDEKPFRCSDCGTGFRRSSQLTDHRQIHTGTRPFTCSECGKGFTQSSNLLTHQXVHTGERPFTCSRCGNRFTQSSSLQRHQRIHTGERPFTCSQCGNGFTLLSSLRTHQRVHTGEKPFTCSQCGKGFTELSTLRTHQRVHTGERPFTCSQCGKGFITSSTLRKHQRVHTGERPFTCPQCGKGFRLSCTLRIHQRVHTGERPFTCSQCGKGFITSSTLRRHQRVHTGERPFTCSQCGRGFSRISNLRRHQRVHTGERPFTCSQCGKGFITSSTLRRHQRVHTGERPFTCSQCGKGFITSSTLRRHQRVHTGETPSTSQCEAGLHA; encoded by the exons atggaagaaaacagcaccattcacagtggggagaaaccgtacacgtgttctgtgtgtggacgaggcttcagccaAACATCAGGCCTGTTGAGAAACAAGCGGAGTCACTCTGGGGAGaagccgtggaaatgtggggactgtgggaggggattcatttccccatcagagctggaaacacatcgacgcagtcacactggggagaaaccgttctcctgctctaagtgtgggaagagttttactatttcagccaacctgctgagacaccagcgagttcacactgtggagagacCATTTCAATGCTCAGACTGCGGGAAATGCTATAAAAGTTCCCAGGAACTGATGTtccatcaacgagttcacactgacgagagaccgttcaggtgctctcactgtgggactggcttcaggcgatcgtcccaactcactgtacaccagaggattcacagcggggagaggccgtttatctgctccaagtgtggaaggggattcactcagtcatctgacctgctgacgcacaagagaattcacactggggagaagcccttcacctgctccgagtgtgggaagggattcactcagttgtcacagctgttgacacaccagcgaatccacactggggagatgcccttcacctgctcagagtgtgggaagggattcactacctcatccaccctgctgagacaccaccgGGTTCACACAGacaagagaccttttaaatgttcagacTGTGGGAAGGGCTTTAAAAGTTCCTGGGAACTGACGTACCATCAACGTGTTCGCACTGACGAGAAGCCATTcagatgctctgactgtgggactgggttcaggcgatcatcacaACTCACTGACCACCGCCAAATTCACACTGGCacaagacctttcacctgctccgagtgtgggaagggattcactcagtcatccaacctgctgacccaccagtgagttcacactggggagaggccgttcacttgctcccgGTGTGGCAACA gattcactcagtcctccagcctgcagagacaccagcgaattcacactggggagagaccattcacttgctctcagtgtgggaacggattcactctgttatccagcctgcggactcaccagcgagttcacactggggagaagccattcacctgctctcagtgtgggaagggattcactgagttatccaccctgcggactcaccagcgagttcacactggggagaggccgttcacctgctctcagtgtgggaagggattcattacttcatccaccctgcggaaacatcagcgagttcacactggggaaaggccattcacctgccctcagtgtgggaaagggttCCGTTTATCATGCACTCTGCGgatccatcagcgagttcacactggggagaggccattcacctgctctcagtgtgggaagggattcattacttcatccaccctgcggagacaccagcgagttcacactggggagaggccgttcacctgctctcagtgtgggaggggattctctcggatatccaacctgcggagacaccagcgagttcacactggggagaggccattcacctgctctcagtgtgggaagggattcattacttcatccaccctgcggagacaccagcgagttcacactggggagaggccattcacctgctctcagtgtgggaagggattcattacttcatccaccctgcggagacaccagcgagttcacactggggagacgccgtccacctctcaatgtgaggcGGGATTGCATGCTTGA